In the genome of Candidatus Poribacteria bacterium, the window TGATTGAGATACCGGATCCGACCCTCCAACGAGTTATTCGAGAAAAACTTGGACTACCAGCAAAAATACCATTAACGGATGTAGAGATGCGTCGACTTGGGGATTTGGTAGTTTTAGAGTCTGAGATAGCGAATCTTCAAGGATTAGAGCATGCTGTAAATCTCCATTTTTTACATTTGAGTAGCAGTCGGATTGTTGACCTTACACCGCTCGCGAACTTAGTGTCATTAGAGGTGCTAAAACTCTACGACAATGGGATTTCGGATATTACGCCGTTGACAAACTTGACGAATTTACAGGCACTCAATTTGTCTGGAAATCAGATTACGGATGTAGCACCTATCGCAAATTTGGTTAATCTCAAAGTGTTGATGTTAGGAGATAACCCGATTACGGACTATAGTTCTATCAGTGGGTTGTCTGGTGTTGATTTCGGTTACTGCGAAATACCGAGAGTTAGCACGATAGATAGGGTTAAAAATAGGAATTATCCATCTATCTTCTCGGCATGGCACAATATTATAAACCTCCCGACCTTATCTTATTTGGAACGCCTTGCCTATCACGATCTACACTTTTGCTGTCCTCTGTTCGGGCTTAGCTTTGCAGAGACCGAACAGGGTGTAAAATTAGTTGGGGACTTGAGAGCGGCGAGAAACCAACGTGATACGCTCTTGGAACAGAATCCAAACATGCTATTCCTCGTTGGCATTTACTATTATGGTGTGCATCCAGATACGTTTCCTGAAGATTGGCCGTATTGGTTAAGAGACGAGAACGGCAATCGTGTCCAAGATGTTGGATGGAGTGAATTGCTTATTGATTTCACAATCCCCGAGGCACAAGATTTTTTTGTTCAGCAGGCTGTCGCAGTTGCTGAATGTGGTCTCTATGACGGTATTTTCTTCGATTGGTGGAGCGAAGAATGGAATGCACTCTACAACCGCGAAACAGGAAAACGCTATTACGACCTTGAAGTAGAAGTGAACGCGAAGGTTTCAATACTCCGTCGTATCCGTGAAGCTGCTGGGGACGATTTTCTAATCCTTGTCAACACAAATCGCAGTCAGGTCCCGCGCTCAACTCCTTACGTAAACGGGACCTTCATGGAAACCTTGCGGGATTACGAGGGTGGCTACACATACGCTGGACTTTCTGAAATTGAAAGTACATTGTTATGGTCAGAAGAAAATTTCCAATATCCTCAAATAAACAGTTTGGAAGGTTGGGGAATTGAAGCCGAACCACTTGATAGTTTAGCAAACCGTCGTTGGATGCGTCTATTTACGACGTTAAGCCTGACACATTCCGATGGTTATGTCCAGTATGTTTCTGGTATCAGCAGTACAATACATACTCACGTCTATGAAATTTGGAAAGGACATTCAACCGAGCATGCCCGTGGTGAAATCCACGACCACCAACATCACCATTACTATTACGACTTCTGGGATGCTGACCTCGGACAACCTATTGGCGAAAAGGCACAACGCTACCAAAACCGAGATGGCTTATTTATCCGCGAGTTCACAAACGGTTGGGCAGTCTATAACCGTAGTGGTGCTCCCCAAGCTATTCAATTATCAGAACAGGCAACAGGTGTAGAAAGTGGTTTACGTAACACCCTTCATATCCTCCCTGACTTAGATGGCGAAATCTACCTGAAAAGAACGACCGATAGTCACGATGTCAATGCGGACGGTATTGTGAATATTTTAGATTTGGTTGCTGTGGCAAATGCGTTTGGCAAAAATGCGCCAGATGTGAATGCGGATGGGGTCGTCAATATTTTGGATTTGGTGGCGGTCGCAAACGCCTTTTGAGTGTTCCCCGATCGGCTATAGCAAGTGGTTCAGCCATCACACATGGTAAGTCAATACTACTCAAGCACTTAATGCTTTTAACTTTGAAGTCCACGCACGACCCGGCGAACAGGGAGTTGCATCTGCTTCTGATGGCGTTTATCGCTGTCTGTTTCGCTTGCCAATGTGTGTTTTTTGCAAATTTGGATTTATGCTATAATGTGTATGTGAGGCCTGATGGCACCAATTTAGCAAAAACCCTTCAAATCATAGGAGACATCCACAAGACGTAGCATCAACGCTATGTCTTCCGGGACTATCAATATTTTCAGGTTCTTTCAGTTCGTGGAAAGACGCATTACGCGTAAGGAGATTAACTTATGTTTCCTCATTTGTTTGCATGGCTCTGTATTTTGACGCTTGTTTTGAGTGTAATTGCTGTAGAAGCTGCTAAAATTGCTGTTATTGATTTTGCCGACGAGTGGACAAAAGTTGATGCGTTACGTCAGACCCTGGATGAATTCAAAGTTGAGTACGATGATCTGACAAAGGCACTTGAAGGTGGAAAGCTACCTCTCAAAGCAGAAACTAAAATTTTTTTGATTGGTAGCATGCTGACCAACAACGCTGAATTGCATCAAAATCTTGACAAGAACGCAAAAACGATTCAGGATTTCGTCGAAAATGGGGGTCTCGTCTGGGAACCGACCCAAGCTGATCAGAACGAAGCGAATGTGGATTGGTTGCCACCTGGATTGAGTTGTGTTCGTAGCGACCGTGATAGTCCAGTTTTTGAAATACTGCAAGCCGACCATCAGCTCTTTAACGAACCAAACCGTATGGATCAAAAAACGTTTGAAGGTTGGGGACATCAGGGCTGGCCTACTGTCTGGGAAGTCATCGCTTCTCAAAAGGGCTTTGACGTGCTGATGGAAAGTTTAGGGCAACCTGTCATTATGGAAGCGGAATTCGGGAAAGGTAAGTTCCTGATGATGGCAATTGCGCCTGATAAATACTATATCGCAGGTAACGATGACAACACGAAGGACATGGCAAAACTTTTCATGGAGAATTTGCTGTTCCATGTCGAAGAATTTGCCGCTATCGAAGCAGATGGTAAACTCACAACAATGTGGGCGAATCTGAAAATGTGGTAGATACGATATTAGGCATTATTGTAACCTCCAGGTTTTCAACGATCTGCCGGATGCTACAACTTGTTTGAGGTAGGGCGGATATAAGAAACCGCCCTTACAAACAGAATCCCTAACTCCACAACCTATCGTGTGAACGTTCAGAATCCCATTCTGTCGTCGGCGCGAAGTAGTCCGTCTCCTCAGGGTGCAGATGCTCGCGGATGACCTCTTCGTTGAGGTCTATACCTAACCCTGGGGTTTCGGGAACATTGATATAGCCGTTTTCAATGATCGGATTCGGCAAACCTGTCACCATTTCATCCCACCATGGATTGTCGACGGAGTGGTTTTCTAAGACCATAAAGTTCGATGTCGCTGCAGCACAATGGACACTCGCCATTGCACAGATAGGCGTTCCTGCCATGTGGAGTGCCATCGCAATGCCGTGCTCTTCCGCCAGATCGCCGATCTTCTTCGTCTCTAAAATTC includes:
- a CDS encoding leucine-rich repeat domain-containing protein; amino-acid sequence: MKRIYTLLVFVMGGCIVCGAASAQEAWMPDENLQQAVRKKLGIPEHIPLIPPEIHRLHDLVSINEGIKNVQGLEHAINLSFLHIAPAEVSDLTPLAGLLSLKTLKLYGNNISDITPLSNLTALKHLQLHDNQITDLTPLTHLTNLEELTIAGNPIADFSPLAKFPHFAHLIPTVIEIPDPTLQRVIREKLGLPAKIPLTDVEMRRLGDLVVLESEIANLQGLEHAVNLHFLHLSSSRIVDLTPLANLVSLEVLKLYDNGISDITPLTNLTNLQALNLSGNQITDVAPIANLVNLKVLMLGDNPITDYSSISGLSGVDFGYCEIPRVSTIDRVKNRNYPSIFSAWHNIINLPTLSYLERLAYHDLHFCCPLFGLSFAETEQGVKLVGDLRAARNQRDTLLEQNPNMLFLVGIYYYGVHPDTFPEDWPYWLRDENGNRVQDVGWSELLIDFTIPEAQDFFVQQAVAVAECGLYDGIFFDWWSEEWNALYNRETGKRYYDLEVEVNAKVSILRRIREAAGDDFLILVNTNRSQVPRSTPYVNGTFMETLRDYEGGYTYAGLSEIESTLLWSEENFQYPQINSLEGWGIEAEPLDSLANRRWMRLFTTLSLTHSDGYVQYVSGISSTIHTHVYEIWKGHSTEHARGEIHDHQHHHYYYDFWDADLGQPIGEKAQRYQNRDGLFIREFTNGWAVYNRSGAPQAIQLSEQATGVESGLRNTLHILPDLDGEIYLKRTTDSHDVNADGIVNILDLVAVANAFGKNAPDVNADGVVNILDLVAVANAF